A window of Lytechinus pictus isolate F3 Inbred chromosome 7, Lp3.0, whole genome shotgun sequence contains these coding sequences:
- the LOC129265629 gene encoding HEAT repeat-containing protein 5B-like, which produces MGITDIKACQRHRGVYVLMSGSTTGSKQSSSSHFGVEGDESEEEDPVMELSHSLLLNEEALAQIADSKKPIFIFEWLRFLDKVLVAANRSDIKESQAKLVKQLTAQISQSPGPPTRKLLGKCIATVFQVGDTLALYQTLNFCNDIIKSKDDSPSYLPTRLAAVAVLGKMYQVLGRLTGNSYSETIQSLIKALKNAESTGRCEIMLCLQKILLGLGSVTQPQHRDIYKAARNALQDRTMAVRVSAAKCLEQLSSEASFMITSELENVVSSSFRALDGSNYDVRSAVSQLLGVLLARALTQTPPKDSKAKRLSNEDILNLLASGFVKGTSGFLKGGSGELLKGGGGMVNREIRVGVTHSYVVLVKTLGGLWLERNLALFMEHVLGLVASPKATQTHVDAVYSRRCVTFILQSTLGQMLGEKAQVSACKELCRIIAKQMNAVDPDGGSDSKGSDVFVSQHVLICALQELGSLVRSLSTCSAPLLGESSANMCYTVLSVLLHPSPAARLAGSWCVRCISVALPSQLTRMLDGCMERMEKFKSSPEAVSGYSFAIAALLGAVRSCPLGIPHAKGKQVFSMAEDLLRTASQNSRMSLHRTQASWLILGAIMTLGTPVVRNHLPRLLLLWRNAFPRSSREMESEKARGDAFTWQVMLEGRAGALCAMQSFIRHCPELISDDVVRRLMTPLECAMSMLSEIHEVIKSYGAHLKACAAMVRLRLYEVLRQLPPKSYEGSFIPLLRELVAEFTLTDNPANTTTSLLRSLCHENDSIILGSWIQDTDHKSVELQLQPNSASGSGALEHDPSSLYWEISDEDEVPGPLPLGVAVIDASVTLFGVVFPHVADKHRNKILEHFQDCIQQAKSARQQAVQINIFTAVLSALKGLADAKQRLVNTKVRNAAYALIMGALNNGNPILRCSAGEALGRMAQVGGDNSFIAQTAQMCFDRLKTARDVVSRTGNSLALGCLHRYVGGMGAGQHLNTSVSILLALAQDTTSPEVQMWALHALALIADTGGPMFRSYVEPTLSLVLTLLLSVPPSTVEVHQCLGRCLAALITTLGPELQGNRGNTATARTSCLVACAIMQDHPDSVVGAEAIACLQQLHMFAPRHVNLSTLVPDLCTALGSVHLLLRRAAVACLRQLSQREAREVCEYALQLAKTEKPNATVQGAKSDAIITETGLEGLLFTMLNNETDAKMLSNIHDTLISMLHELVMENLAGWLTLSKAVLSASTDSDSLPTPIKSREEIEVDDEKTIDEDDATFKAPDKIDTHPTVPPRWPTRVFAAESVRRVIQICDGNTVHFDLALAREMRVKTTTNNYLVLHLSDLVRTAFIAATSESNQLRKAGLLLLQDIIKQFARVPEPEFPGHYIMEQYQAQVGAALRPAFSSETPSDVTAMACQVASAWIGSGVAHDLNDLRRVHQLLVSSLDKLKVGKGAPLQLYSESAFTMEKLAVIKAWSEVYIVAMKQNMTSSTNSNTNGEDYSSDKSSDSLLTLVQPELKSLNKYWLAALRDHALLALPDDFTSQLPPEGGAFYNAEATSTTRPHYLKSWAPIVYAASLWLNAGGFQVIEENSDGSYSSPANSGPMLPGMAVIPTGNAASMKKPEEVKSDYFHLIIGVCVENLSNQRATEPLQNISSCLQAIHTLLDDLWPRRQLVSDPSLAIELLNVLHRLLLTRENLSTHLQVISVVKQIVKAMQEKIEGQRKVKGESIENKEKSENEKENLDWDSDIGEGGASGEVVPGKSVVFATLEVCLCILVRQLPALNPSGGASAASIHSYSKNAGLSDEASHLISATVLIMAELPSLCSPAGSVSVLPTILCLTTNVLRETAEPSLDGKSAPTVTSCMQALRSLATCSFVKDPRCANDWEKFLQSTLATILDYSNPDKDKMEVDMCSVLLAVAVFIASAPPSVSAISSLQAQGVDLFSKALKSEEPVVKLKCLQMAASIFQCPHHDVSTPYIHALGPRLVEYLQSSAGNIPDNDESVAVIIESIRVLEILVGLTDDSHRVQMVALLVPILISFLFSGGDTTGSQQQQSKQARSLHDHVLQRLIKTGHQYPNAFKSVMAASPDLKTKLETAIHANQASNKAKQPTRQPSRPKASAAPSIKLKMNFSNFTG; this is translated from the exons GGCTGCAGTGGCTGTATTGGGGAAGATGTATCAGGTGTTGGGACGACTTACAGGAAACTCTTACTCAGAAACTATTCAAAGTCTCATCAAAGCTCTTAAAAATGCAGAA TCAACAGGGCGATGTGAGATAATGCTCTGTCTGCAGAAAATTCTCTTAGGACTTGGCAGTGTGACCCAGCCACAGCACAGAGATATCTATAAAGCAGCACGTAATGCCCTTCAGGATAGAACTATGGCTGTTAGAGTATCAGCTGCGAAG TGCCTGGAGCAGCTGTCTAGTGAAGCATCGTTTATGATAACATCTGAGTTAGAGAATGTAGTATCATCAAGCTTCCGGGCCTTAGATggttctaactatgatgtacgCAGTGCTGTGTCTCAACTTCTTGGTGTTCTCTTAGCTCGAGCTCTCACTCAAACACCCCCAAAAG ACTCCAAGGCTAAGCGTTTATCCAATGAAGATATCCTTAACCTGCTAGCATCAGGGTTTGTGAAAGGTACGTCTGGTTTCTTGAAAGGAGGATCTGGTGAACTTCTCAAGGGAGGTGGCGGAATGGTTAATAGAGAGATCAGAGTGGGAGTTACTCAT TCATATGTGGTGTTGGTGAAGACTCTAGGTGGTCTTTGGTTGGAACGGAACCTAGCCCTATTCATGGAGCATGTCCTAGGTCTGGTAGCAAGCCCCAAGGCTACCCAGACACATGTAGATGCTGTCTACTCTCGACGATGTGTAACATTCATCCTTCAGTCAACCCTTGGTCAGATGCTAGGAGAGAAGGCTCAAGTGTCTGCTTGCAAGGAACTCTGCAGGATCATTGCTAAACAGATGAATGCTGTGG ATCCTGATGGAGGAAGTGATAGTAAAGGATCAGATGTGTTTGTCAGTCAGCATGTATTGATCTGTGCTCTGCAGGAATTAGGGAGTCTGGTTAGGAGTCTAAGTACATGTTCTGCTCCACTCCTTGGGGAGTCATCAGCTA ATATGTGTTACACAGTGTTGTCTGTCCTCCTACACCCGAGCCCAGCAGCTCGGTTAGCTGGTTCTTGGTGCGTCCGGTGCATCTCTGTAGCACTACCATCTCAGCTGACTAGGATGTTAGATGGATGTATGGAGAGGATGGAGAAATTTAAGAGTTCACCTGAAGCAGTATCGGGTTATAGCTTTGCTATCGCTGCCCTGCTAGGTGCTGTTAGGAGCTGCCCACTAGGAATACCTCATGCAAAGGGAAAG CAAGTGTTCAGCATGGCTGAAGATCTACTAAGGACAGCTTCACAGAATAGTCGTATGTCACTACATCGTACACAGGCTAGCTGGCTTATTCTAGGAGCTATTATGACATTAG GTACACCTGTTGTCAGGAATCACTTGCCACGCCTCTTGCTTCTTTGGCGTAATGCCTTCCCACGATCCTCCCGTGAGATGGAATCAGAGAAAGCACGAGGGGATGCGTTCACATGGCAGGTTATGCTTGAAGGACGAGCGGGGGCGCTGTGTG CCATGCAGAGTTTTATCCGTCATTGTCCAGAGCTGATCAGTGATGATGTCGTCAGGAGGTTGATGACTCCACTGGAATGTGCCATGTCGATGCTATCTGA GATCCATGAAGTAATAAAGTCTTACGGAGCTCATTTGAAGGCTTGTGCTGCCATGGTTAGACTCAGATTATATGAAGTACTCAGACAACTCCCACCTAAATCATACGAAG GGAGCTTCATTCCTCTGTTACGAGAGCTAGTGGCTGAGTTCACACTGACTGATAATCCAGCTAACACTACCACATCTCTCCTGCGCTCCCTGTGTCATGAGAATGACTCCATCATCCTAGGCTCCTGGATCCAGGATACTGATCATAAATCAGTGGAGCTCCAGCTCCAGCCAAATAGTGCATCAGGATCTGGGGCCCTGGAGCATGATCCATCATCGCTCTATTGGGAGATTAGTGAT GAGGATGAAGTGCCGGGACCGTTGCCTCTTGGAGTAGCTGTCATTGATGCTTCGGTGACTCTCTTTGGTGTGGTATTCCCTCATGTTGCTGATAAACATAGGAATAAGATCCTTGAACACTTCCAAGACTGCATTCAACAAGCTAAATCAGCTAGACAACAAGCAGTTCAGATCAATATCTTCACTGCTGTGCTTAGTGCACTCAAG GGACTAGCAGATGCTAAACAAAGACTGGTAAACACCAAGGTTAGAAATGCTGCGTATGCCTTGATCATG ggTGCTTTGAATAATGGGAACCCCATCCTTAGATGTTCAGCTGGAGAAGCCTTGGGAAGGATGGCTCAAGTTGGAGGAGATAATTCTTTCATTGCACAGACAGCTCAAATGTGTTTTGATAG ATTAAAGACAGCTCGTGATGTTGTATCACGGACGGGTAATTCCCTAGCATTAGGATGTCTGCATCGTTACGTAGGTGGAATGGGTGCGGGCCAACATCTTAATACCAGTGTTAGTATCCTTCTGGCATTAGCTCAAGATACTACATCTCCTGAAGTACAG ATGTGGGCATTGCATGCCTTAGCACTAATAGCAGACACAGGAGGGCCTATGTTCAGATCGTATGTTGAACCAACCCTTTCTTTGGTCCTTACACTCTTATTGAGTGTGCCGCCCTCTACAGTTGAGGTTCATCAATGTTTAGGACGATGTTTAGCAGCTCTCATAACAACCTTGGGCCCAGAACTTCAAG GTAATCGTGGGAATACAGCCACAGCTAGGACATCATGTTTAGTAGCATGTGCTATAATGCAGGATCATCCAGATTCAGTTGTTGGTGCTGAAGCTATAGCATGTCTACAACAACTTCATATGTTTGCACCACGTCATGTTAATCTATCTACTCTTGTACCTGATCTATGT actGCTTTAGGGAGTGTTCATTTGTTATTAAGACGAGCAGCAGTAGCTTGTTTACGGCAGCTGTCACAAAGAGAAGCTAGAGAGGTGTGTGAATATGCCCTTCAACTAGCCAAGACAGAGAAACCTAATGCTACTGTACAAGGTGCCAAATCTGATGCAATAATTACTG AAACGGGTTTGGAAGGTCTCCTCTTTACTATGTTGAACAATGAAACTGATGCTAAGATGTTATCTAATATTCATGATACATTGATCAGTATGTTACATGAATTAGTAATGGAGAATCTAGCAGGATGGTTAACACTCTCAAAGGCTGTCTTATCAGCATCTACAG aTTCAGATTCCCTGCCGACACCCATCAAATCAAGAGAAGAGATTGAAGTAGATGATGAGAAGActattgatgaagatgatgctaCATTCAAAGCTCCTGATAAGATTGATACTCACCCTACAG TCCCTCCAAGATGGCCAACCAGAGTGTTTGCTGCAGAGAGTGTACGTCGAGTTATTCAGATCTGTGATGGCAATACAGTACATTTTGATCTAGCTTTAGCTAGGGAGATGAGAGTCAAAACTACTACAA ataactaCTTAGTGCTGCATCTATCTGACTTGGTACGTACAGCCTTTATTGCTGCTACATCAGAGAGTAACCAGCTAAGGAAAGCTGGTCTGTTACTTCTACAGGATATCATCAAACAGTTTGCTAGGGTTCCTGAACCTGAGTTTCCTGGTCATTATATCATGGAGCAATATCAAGCACAG GTTGGTGCTGCATTGAGACCAGCATTTTCTTCAGAGACACCGTCTGATGTCACTGCTATGGCATGTCAG GTTGCCAGTGCTTGGATTGGCAGTGGAGTAGCACATGATCTCAATGACCTACGCAGAGTTCATCAGCTTCTAGTATCATCCCTTGACAAGTTAAAGGTTGGAAAGGGCGCCCCCTTGCAGCTATACAGTGAGAGTGCATTTACAATGGAGAAATTAGCCGTCATCAAGGCTTGGTCAGAG GTATACATAGTAGCCATGAAGCAGAACATGACATCCTCAACTAACTCAAATACAAACGGAGAGGACTACTCCTCAGATAAATCTTCAGACAGTCTATTAACGCTGGTCCAGCCTGAACTCAAATCTCTCAACAAGTATTGGTTAGCTGCTCTACGGGACCACGCATTACTAGCCTTACCTGATGATTTCACAAGCCAGCTGCCTCCAGAGGGCGGTGCCTTCTATAATGCGGAAGCTACGTCCACCACCAGGCCACACTACCTCAAGTCATGGGCACCCATTGTGTATGCTGCATCGCTCTGGTTGAATGCTGGAGGGTTTCAAGTGATAGAAGAGAATAGTGATGGTAGTTATAGCAGTCCAGCTAATAGTGGACCTATGCTACCTGGTATGGCAGTTATACCTACTGGAAATGCTGCCTCAATGAAGAAACCAGAAGAAGTCAAGAGTGATTACTTTCACCTTATCATTG GTGTTTGTGTAGAGAACCTTTCCAATCAACGTGCCACTGAGCCCCTCCAGAACATCTCTTCCTGTCTTCAAGCCATTCATACCCTCCTTGATGACCTTTGGCCTAGACGACAGCTTGTATCTGACCCCTCACTAGCCATAGAGCTTCTCAATGTCCTGCATCGTTTGTTGCTGACCAGAGAGAATCTCTCCACACACCTGCAGGTCATCAGTGTGGTCAAGCAGATCGTCAAAGCCATGCAGGAGAAAATTGAAGGGCAAcgcaaggtcaaag GTGAGAGTATTGAAAACAAGGAGAAATCAGAGAATGAAAAGGAAAACCTTGACTGGGATTCAGACATTGGTGAAGGTGGGGCTAGTGGAGAGGTAGTCCCTGGTAAATCAGTGGTCTTTGCAACATTAGAGGTATGTCTCTGCATCCTGGTCAGACAGCTACCTGCCCTCAACCCATCAGGAGGGGCTAGTGCTGCTTCTATACATAGTTACTCTAAGAATGCAGGACTATCCGATGAAGCTAGCCATCTAATCTCAGCTACGGTCCTTATCATGGCTGAGCTGCCATCTCTCTGCTCACCAGCAG GAAGTGTATCAGTATTACCCACAATCCTTTGCCTAACAACCAACGTCCTGCGAGAGACGGCCGAGCCATCATTGGATGGTAAGAGTGCTCCGACAGTGACATCATGCATGCAGGCTCTTCGGTCATTGGCTACCTGTTCATTTGTCAAGGATCCTAGATGTGCTAATGATTGGGAGAAGTTTCTTCAAAGCACTTTGGCAACAATTCTGGATTACTCTAACCCAG ATAAGGATAAGATGGAGGTTGATATGTGTAGTGTGCTGTTAGCTGTAGCAGTCTTTATTGCATCTGCTCCACCTTCTGTGTCAGCTATCTCATCTCTTCAAGCTCAGGGAGTGGATCTCTTCTCTAAAGCTCTCAAATCAGAAGAACCAGTG GTAAAATTGAAGTGTCTTCAGATGGCAGCATCTATCTTTCAATGTCCACACCATGATGTATCAACACCTTACATACATGCCCTAGGACCAAGACTAGTAGAGTATCTACAATCTTCAGCTGGAAACATACCTGATAATGATGAGTCTGTAGCAGTCATCATTGAATCTATACGTGTCCTTGAAATATTAGTTGGCTTAACAGATGACTCTCACA GAGTCCAGATGGTAGCCCTGCTGGTACCAATCTTGATTAGCTTCCTATTCTCTGGGGGCGATACCACCGGTAGCCAGCAACAACAAAGCAAGCAAGCTAGATCTCTACATGATCATGTCCTTCAACGTCTGATCAAGACTGGTCATCAGTATCCTAATGCCTTTAAGAGTGTAATGGCTGCTTCTCCAGACCTAAAGACAAAGCTAGAGACAGCTATCCATGCTAACCAAGCTTCTAATAAAGCTAAACAACCTACAAGACAACCGTCAAGACCCAAGGCATCAGCTGCTCCaagtattaaattaaaaatgaattttagtAACTTCACTGGTTAA